One window from the genome of Enterobacteriaceae bacterium Kacie_13 encodes:
- a CDS encoding DUF2778 domain-containing protein: MVWTYKQSTGEMFHDGVLVGQGYSGVLTNKNNPDRQHVRGMGPLPRGTYRIGSTTASKGPMTIELHQTSGDSFGRSLFRIHGERTHGPSGFASEGCIILPPSVRHQIRGSSESLEVVR, from the coding sequence ATGGTTTGGACATATAAACAAAGTACCGGTGAAATGTTCCACGATGGTGTGCTTGTTGGACAAGGTTATTCCGGCGTTTTGACCAACAAAAACAATCCTGACCGCCAACATGTTAGAGGTATGGGACCTCTACCGCGTGGGACTTACCGAATTGGATCCACGACAGCGTCTAAAGGCCCAATGACCATAGAACTTCACCAAACATCTGGCGATTCTTTTGGCAGGAGCCTATTTCGAATTCATGGTGAAAGAACGCACGGGCCATCAGGTTTCGCATCTGAGGGCTGTATTATCCTGCCACCATCAGTGCGTCACCAAATCCGAGGGTCTTCTGAATCTCTTGAGGTCGTCAGATGA
- the hcp gene encoding type VI secretion system tube protein Hcp: MAIPAYLWLKDDGGADIKGSVDVRGREGSIEIVGFTHDVSIPNDNNTGKPTGTRIHAPFTFDKEIDSSTPYIYKALCTGQTLKSAEIKYYRINDAGQEVEYFNTLLENVKIIGIIPMMHDIKSAYGEKRNHLEYVELRYEKITWKYLDGNIQHSDSWNERATA, encoded by the coding sequence ATGGCGATACCAGCATATTTATGGTTAAAGGATGACGGCGGAGCAGACATTAAAGGTTCTGTTGATGTCCGGGGACGTGAGGGGAGCATTGAGATAGTAGGTTTTACGCATGACGTTTCAATCCCCAATGACAACAATACTGGGAAGCCGACTGGCACCCGGATTCATGCACCGTTTACTTTCGATAAGGAAATTGATTCATCGACCCCCTATATCTACAAAGCTTTATGCACCGGGCAGACGCTCAAATCTGCTGAAATAAAATACTATCGTATCAATGATGCTGGGCAGGAAGTGGAATATTTTAATACCCTTTTAGAAAACGTAAAAATTATTGGGATTATTCCAATGATGCACGATATTAAATCTGCGTATGGCGAAAAAAGAAACCACTTGGAATACGTTGAATTGCGATATGAAAAAATCACGTGGAAATATTTGGATGGAAACATTCAACATTCTGATAGCTGGAACGAACGCGCTACTGCATAA
- a CDS encoding NADP-specific glutamate dehydrogenase: MDQIQSLEQFLSSAQQRDPHQVEFSQAVREVMTTLWPFLEQNPQYRRSALLERLVEPERVIQFRIAWVDDKNQVQVNRGWRVQFSSAIGPYKGGMRFHPSVNLSILKFLGFEQTFKNALTTLPMGGGKGGSDFNPKGKSEGEIMRFCQALMLELYRHLGPDTDVPAGDIGVGGREVGYMAGMMKKLSNNTASVFTGKGLSFGGSLIRPEATGYGLIYFTESMLKRHGLDFEGMRVAVSGSGNVAQYAIEKAMSLGARVITASDSNGTVVDEAGFTPEKLALLTEIKASRDGRVADYAQKMGLQYLEGQQPWGVPVDIALPCATQNELDADAARLLIANGVKAVAEGANMPTTIEATDLFIDAGVLFAPGKAANAGGVATSGLEMAQNAARLSWKADEVDARLRHIMLDIHQSCVEYGGESQQTQYVRGANIAGFVKVADAMLAQGVL; this comes from the coding sequence ATGGATCAGATTCAATCCCTCGAACAGTTCTTATCCTCAGCTCAGCAGCGTGATCCGCATCAGGTCGAATTCTCTCAGGCCGTACGTGAAGTCATGACAACATTATGGCCGTTCCTCGAACAAAATCCGCAGTACCGTCGTTCTGCTTTACTTGAGCGTCTGGTTGAGCCAGAGCGAGTTATTCAGTTCCGTATCGCGTGGGTAGATGATAAAAATCAGGTGCAGGTGAACCGTGGCTGGCGCGTGCAGTTCAGCTCGGCCATCGGCCCTTACAAAGGTGGCATGCGTTTTCACCCATCGGTCAATCTTTCGATCCTCAAATTCCTCGGTTTCGAGCAGACTTTTAAAAATGCGCTGACCACGTTGCCGATGGGCGGCGGGAAAGGCGGCAGTGACTTCAATCCGAAAGGCAAAAGCGAAGGCGAGATCATGCGCTTCTGCCAGGCGCTGATGCTTGAACTGTATCGTCATCTCGGGCCGGACACTGACGTTCCTGCTGGCGATATCGGTGTCGGCGGGCGTGAAGTCGGTTACATGGCGGGCATGATGAAAAAGCTTTCCAACAACACCGCCAGCGTGTTCACCGGTAAAGGATTGTCGTTTGGCGGCAGCCTGATCCGCCCCGAGGCTACCGGATACGGCCTGATCTATTTCACCGAGTCGATGCTCAAACGTCACGGTTTGGATTTCGAAGGCATGCGCGTCGCAGTTTCCGGCTCAGGTAACGTCGCCCAATACGCGATCGAAAAAGCCATGTCGCTTGGCGCGCGTGTGATTACCGCCTCTGACTCCAACGGTACCGTGGTCGATGAAGCCGGTTTTACCCCTGAAAAATTGGCGCTGCTGACGGAAATCAAAGCCAGCCGCGATGGACGCGTAGCAGATTACGCGCAAAAAATGGGGCTTCAGTATCTGGAAGGCCAGCAGCCATGGGGCGTACCGGTGGATATCGCGCTGCCTTGTGCGACGCAAAATGAGCTGGATGCCGACGCTGCTCGTTTGCTTATCGCGAATGGCGTGAAAGCCGTGGCCGAAGGCGCGAATATGCCGACGACCATTGAAGCAACGGATCTGTTTATCGACGCTGGTGTGCTGTTTGCGCCAGGTAAAGCAGCGAATGCCGGGGGAGTGGCAACATCCGGCCTGGAGATGGCGCAGAACGCAGCACGTCTGAGCTGGAAAGCCGATGAAGTCGATGCACGCTTACGCCACATCATGTTGGACATCCATCAGTCCTGCGTGGAATACGGCGGAGAAAGTCAGCAGACGCAATATGTGCGTGGCGCAAACATCGCTGGCTTCGTAAAAGTTGCCGATGCGATGCTGGCGCAGGGCGTGTTGTAA
- a CDS encoding methylated-DNA--[protein]-cysteine S-methyltransferase, giving the protein MEYRFKRIDSPVGLLTLAAKGDKLTAILWECEIDGRVKLGEMMEDPTFPILLKTEQQLNEYFAGKRTRFELDLDFTGTEFQKEVWAALLEIPFGETRSYSEIARRIGRPKAVRAVGAANGRNPISIVAPCHRVIGTSGKLTGFAGGLANKELLLRLEGRKF; this is encoded by the coding sequence ATGGAATACAGATTCAAGCGAATAGATTCACCGGTCGGATTACTCACGCTGGCGGCCAAAGGCGACAAGCTGACGGCGATTTTGTGGGAGTGCGAAATCGATGGCCGGGTGAAACTGGGCGAAATGATGGAAGACCCGACGTTTCCCATTTTGCTGAAAACCGAACAACAGCTGAATGAATATTTTGCGGGCAAGCGCACGCGCTTTGAGCTGGATCTTGATTTCACCGGCACCGAGTTTCAGAAAGAAGTCTGGGCTGCTTTGCTCGAAATTCCCTTTGGTGAAACGCGCAGCTACAGCGAAATTGCCCGTCGTATCGGACGCCCCAAAGCGGTCCGCGCCGTCGGTGCTGCCAATGGCCGTAATCCAATTTCTATTGTTGCGCCGTGCCATCGGGTGATCGGTACTTCCGGCAAGCTCACCGGCTTTGCAGGCGGGTTGGCGAATAAAGAGTTATTGCTTCGCCTTGAGGGGCGTAAATTTTAA
- a CDS encoding phosphatase PAP2 family protein, with the protein MRKSVIALLFFTLGSTFAVQAADEAKPFITSQELDLTKYLPAPPADDSAQTKAELKELLEIQATRTPEQEKAAVADAEENVWRFADVMGPDFTAAKLPKTAALFDRIIATEDVVDDHAKKAFNRPRPYMLDEQIHPLLKKSKSGSWPSGHSTVGYLMATVLGDLVPEKRNALFARASVYAENRLVAGFHYRSDTVMSRTGAALIAQKMAEQPDFQTEFDAAKTELRAQLGLK; encoded by the coding sequence GTGCGTAAGTCCGTCATCGCTTTGCTATTTTTCACTTTGGGTTCGACCTTCGCCGTTCAGGCTGCCGACGAAGCTAAACCTTTTATCACCAGCCAGGAACTTGATCTGACCAAATACCTGCCGGCACCTCCGGCAGATGATTCAGCGCAGACAAAAGCCGAGTTGAAAGAGCTGCTGGAGATCCAGGCGACCCGTACGCCGGAGCAGGAAAAAGCTGCCGTGGCTGATGCTGAAGAGAATGTCTGGCGTTTTGCCGACGTCATGGGGCCGGACTTTACCGCAGCAAAGCTGCCGAAAACCGCCGCACTGTTTGACCGTATTATTGCGACCGAAGACGTGGTGGACGATCACGCCAAGAAAGCGTTCAACCGTCCGCGCCCGTATATGCTCGATGAGCAGATCCATCCGCTGCTGAAAAAATCCAAATCCGGTTCGTGGCCTTCCGGACATTCCACCGTCGGTTATCTGATGGCGACCGTGCTGGGCGATTTGGTGCCGGAAAAACGGAACGCCTTGTTCGCCCGAGCGTCCGTGTATGCCGAAAACCGTCTGGTGGCAGGTTTCCATTACCGTTCAGATACCGTGATGAGCCGCACCGGCGCAGCGCTGATCGCCCAGAAAATGGCAGAGCAGCCGGATTTCCAGACTGAATTCGACGCTGCAAAAACCGAACTGCGTGCGCAGCTTGGCCTGAAGTAA
- a CDS encoding DUF2000 family protein produces MNTPATLLSSPPERCVIVINQQLSTGHAANAAAVLALTLGQRHPVLVGAPLIDADKCEHPGLIPIGISVLVANSEQLTQLHQHLLNDDDMDGIIFPVEGQQTTDYAAFREAVSVVPTGDLQLLGIALAGNKKVVRKLTGKLDLLGA; encoded by the coding sequence ATGAATACGCCTGCCACCCTTCTTTCATCGCCCCCTGAACGCTGCGTGATTGTCATCAACCAGCAACTCTCCACCGGACATGCCGCCAATGCCGCCGCCGTACTCGCGCTGACGCTCGGGCAACGCCATCCGGTGCTGGTCGGCGCACCGTTGATTGACGCCGATAAATGCGAGCATCCGGGGCTTATTCCGATTGGTATCAGTGTGCTGGTTGCCAACAGCGAACAACTCACGCAACTACATCAGCATTTATTGAATGACGATGATATGGACGGCATTATTTTTCCTGTCGAAGGGCAACAGACCACCGATTACGCTGCGTTTCGTGAGGCGGTTTCTGTGGTACCGACGGGAGATTTGCAGCTGCTGGGCATCGCGCTTGCGGGCAATAAAAAAGTTGTCAGAAAACTCACTGGTAAACTCGATCTGCTCGGCGCATAG
- a CDS encoding helix-turn-helix domain-containing protein yields MASANWVNFSKDTDSGIETIHAHFEGHAYDPHWHDSYLVGVTQQGLQQFSCRRQKHQSLPGKVFMLEPGEIHDGDAISPGGFTYHMLYLDPQWLSRELTARRDSLSSAGDPSFENTLAQDPQLALATSQAFQALHGKELRIVRQTALDGLLGALGGHLTWQPPVLRPSATWSRVAYQAREYLHAHLHEDIGLDQLAAATGESRFVVSRAFKAEFGLPPHAYLIQLKLTRARDGLAAGRTPAAVAADLGFADQSHLGRWFRRAYQLTPAHYRRLCTNLPD; encoded by the coding sequence ATGGCATCGGCAAACTGGGTGAATTTCTCGAAAGATACAGACAGCGGGATCGAGACGATCCACGCGCATTTCGAAGGTCATGCCTATGATCCTCATTGGCACGATAGCTATCTGGTTGGCGTCACGCAGCAGGGATTACAGCAGTTCAGCTGTCGTCGCCAGAAACACCAAAGCCTGCCGGGCAAAGTGTTTATGCTCGAGCCGGGTGAAATCCACGACGGTGATGCCATTTCACCCGGCGGTTTTACCTATCACATGTTGTACCTCGATCCGCAATGGCTCAGCCGCGAGTTGACCGCGCGGCGCGACTCCCTCTCTTCTGCAGGTGACCCGAGTTTCGAAAATACCCTGGCGCAGGATCCTCAGCTGGCGCTGGCTACCTCGCAGGCGTTTCAGGCGCTGCACGGCAAAGAGTTGCGTATCGTGCGCCAGACCGCGCTCGACGGATTGCTCGGCGCGCTGGGGGGACATCTCACGTGGCAGCCGCCCGTGTTGCGGCCTTCTGCAACCTGGTCGCGTGTTGCGTATCAGGCGCGGGAATATCTGCACGCGCATCTGCATGAAGATATCGGCCTCGACCAGCTGGCCGCCGCCACCGGCGAAAGCCGTTTTGTGGTCAGCCGCGCTTTCAAAGCCGAGTTCGGTTTGCCGCCACACGCCTATCTTATCCAGCTTAAACTGACCCGCGCGCGCGACGGGCTTGCTGCCGGGCGCACGCCAGCCGCTGTTGCGGCAGATTTAGGTTTCGCCGATCAAAGCCATCTCGGGCGCTGGTTCCGCCGGGCCTATCAGCTGACCCCCGCCCATTACCGGCGTCTGTGCACAAATCTTCCAGATTGA
- the malM gene encoding maltose operon protein MalM, translating to MRKNLLSLCLSLSLMGAVPAVAHAAQNDANTAPAISSQTLRNLSWTPLVPPVTQDVTLGTSSVQINQGDIQGAVGAYSLPADRGSLEITLTSIATGKTIYAPNVLVLDEQMRPAAFYPSSYFPYQKPGIVSSDRLEGTLKLTPALGQKQIYLLVYTTRQDLAGTTQMTNPAKAFAAGVGNAVPDIPDPIARHTPTGTLSLKVSAEQRTGNVMIGQIFPSSAPPAATPVVVGNTQPAAAAPVAAPAKPAEPMLSDSESYFNDAIKKAVKAGDVDKALKLLDEAERLGSKTARKTFIESVKR from the coding sequence ATGAGAAAAAATCTGCTGTCACTGTGTCTGTCGCTGAGCCTGATGGGGGCTGTTCCTGCTGTGGCGCATGCCGCGCAAAATGATGCGAATACCGCTCCGGCGATTTCCAGCCAGACCTTACGCAACCTTTCATGGACGCCGCTGGTTCCGCCAGTGACGCAGGATGTGACGCTCGGAACCTCCAGCGTACAGATTAATCAGGGTGATATTCAGGGTGCCGTCGGGGCGTATTCTTTACCTGCCGATCGCGGATCCCTTGAGATCACGCTGACCAGTATTGCTACTGGCAAAACCATTTATGCGCCGAACGTCTTAGTCCTCGATGAGCAAATGCGTCCGGCGGCGTTTTATCCTTCCAGCTATTTCCCGTACCAGAAGCCGGGGATCGTTTCGAGCGATCGTCTGGAAGGCACCCTCAAACTGACGCCAGCGCTGGGTCAGAAGCAAATTTACCTGCTGGTCTACACCACGCGTCAGGATCTGGCGGGCACCACTCAGATGACGAATCCGGCTAAAGCCTTTGCGGCAGGCGTGGGTAACGCCGTGCCGGATATCCCGGATCCGATCGCCCGTCATACCCCAACCGGCACACTGAGCCTGAAAGTCAGTGCCGAACAGAGAACCGGCAACGTGATGATCGGCCAGATCTTCCCGTCTTCCGCACCACCTGCGGCAACGCCAGTGGTAGTCGGTAATACCCAGCCTGCTGCTGCCGCGCCAGTTGCTGCACCGGCGAAGCCGGCCGAGCCAATGCTCAGCGATTCAGAAAGCTACTTCAATGATGCTATCAAGAAAGCGGTGAAAGCGGGCGATGTGGATAAAGCCCTGAAATTGCTGGATGAAGCAGAGCGTCTGGGTTCAAAAACAGCCCGTAAAACCTTTATCGAAAGCGTTAAGCGGTAA
- the lamB gene encoding maltoporin LamB, with protein sequence MITMRSSSLALAVAAGILSTQAMAVDFTGYARSGIGWTGSGGEQQCFKATGADSKYRLGNECETYAELKLGQEVWKEGDKSFYFDTNVAYSVSQQNDWESTDPAFREANVKGKNLIEWLPGSTIWAGKRFYQRHDVHMIDFYYWDISGPGAGLEDVDLGFGKLSLAATRNTESGGSYGYIADQRNEVPTSNDVFDVRLAGLQTNPGGVLELGVDYGRANARDGYSFADNATKDGFLVTAEHTQSIYNGYNKFVLQYASDSMTDPGQGAANGHSNGAAIDNNGSMIRVLDHGAIDFNDTWSLMYVAMYQDVDRDNNNGTTWYTVGVRPMYKWTPIMSTLLEVGYDNVKSQRTSDRNGQYKVTLAQQWQAGDSIWSRPAIRVFATYANWDEKWGYDTDSGSNNGLAMNDTSTRTFSRGNDDEVTFGAQMEIWW encoded by the coding sequence ATGATTACAATGCGTAGTTCTTCCCTGGCGCTGGCAGTGGCTGCTGGCATCCTTTCTACACAAGCAATGGCAGTGGATTTCACCGGTTATGCCCGTTCGGGCATTGGCTGGACTGGCAGCGGCGGCGAGCAGCAATGTTTTAAAGCCACCGGCGCTGACAGCAAATACCGTCTGGGTAACGAGTGCGAAACCTATGCCGAGTTAAAACTGGGCCAGGAAGTGTGGAAAGAAGGGGATAAGAGCTTCTACTTCGATACCAACGTTGCGTATTCCGTTTCACAGCAGAACGACTGGGAGTCAACCGATCCGGCTTTCCGCGAAGCAAACGTGAAGGGTAAGAACCTGATCGAATGGCTGCCGGGCTCTACCATCTGGGCCGGTAAGCGTTTCTACCAACGTCATGACGTTCACATGATCGACTTCTACTACTGGGATATTTCAGGCCCAGGTGCCGGTCTGGAAGATGTGGATCTGGGCTTCGGTAAACTGTCTCTGGCAGCCACCCGTAACACTGAAAGCGGCGGCTCCTACGGCTATATCGCCGATCAGCGCAACGAAGTGCCAACGTCCAACGACGTGTTCGACGTTCGTCTGGCAGGCCTGCAAACTAACCCAGGCGGCGTGCTGGAGTTAGGTGTGGATTACGGTCGTGCCAATGCGCGTGACGGTTATTCCTTCGCTGACAATGCCACCAAAGATGGCTTCCTGGTGACTGCGGAACACACGCAGAGCATCTATAACGGCTACAACAAATTCGTCCTGCAATACGCCTCTGATTCCATGACCGATCCGGGCCAGGGCGCAGCAAACGGCCACTCTAACGGTGCGGCCATCGACAACAACGGCAGCATGATCCGCGTTCTCGACCACGGTGCTATCGACTTCAACGACACCTGGAGCCTGATGTATGTGGCGATGTATCAGGACGTTGACCGCGATAACAACAACGGCACCACCTGGTATACCGTCGGTGTTCGTCCGATGTACAAATGGACCCCGATCATGAGCACCTTGCTGGAAGTCGGTTACGACAACGTGAAGTCTCAGCGTACCAGCGATCGCAACGGTCAGTACAAAGTCACCCTCGCACAACAGTGGCAGGCTGGCGACAGCATCTGGTCACGTCCGGCCATCCGTGTGTTTGCCACCTATGCAAACTGGGATGAAAAATGGGGCTACGACACCGACAGCGGCTCAAACAATGGCTTAGCGATGAACGACACCAGCACCCGTACCTTCAGCCGTGGTAATGACGATGAAGTGACATTTGGCGCCCAAATGGAAATCTGGTGGTAA
- the malK gene encoding maltose/maltodextrin ABC transporter ATP-binding protein MalK: MASVSLNSVYKAFGDTVISSDINLDIDEGEFVVFVGPSGCGKSTLLRMIAGLEDITSGELKIGEKRMNEVPPAERGIGMVFQSYALYPHLSVAENMSFGLKLAGAKKADINQRVNQVSEVLQLAHLLDRRPKALSGGQRQRVAIGRTLVAEPTVFLLDEPLSNLDAALRVQMRIEISRLHKRLKRTMIYVTHDQVEAMTLADKIVVLDAGHIAQVGKPLELYHYPANRFVAGFIGSPKMNFLPVKVTGAEPSRVQVELPNRQQVWLPVEGGNVKVGSNLSLGIRPEHLLPSDVAEVTLSGEVQVVEQLGNETQIHIQIPAIRQNLVYRQNDVVLVEEGATFAIGLPPHRCHLFHEDGTACRRLHPEPGV; this comes from the coding sequence ATGGCGAGCGTTTCCCTTAACAGCGTGTACAAAGCCTTTGGCGATACCGTGATTTCCAGTGACATCAATCTGGACATCGACGAAGGCGAATTCGTGGTGTTTGTCGGCCCGTCAGGCTGTGGTAAATCGACGCTGCTGCGCATGATTGCCGGTCTGGAAGACATCACTTCCGGCGAACTGAAGATTGGCGAGAAACGGATGAATGAAGTGCCGCCTGCTGAACGCGGTATCGGCATGGTGTTCCAGTCTTATGCGCTGTACCCGCACCTTTCTGTGGCAGAAAACATGTCTTTCGGTCTGAAGCTGGCCGGCGCAAAGAAAGCCGACATCAATCAGCGCGTAAATCAGGTCTCCGAAGTATTGCAGCTGGCGCACCTGCTGGACCGACGTCCGAAGGCGCTTTCCGGCGGACAACGCCAGCGCGTGGCGATTGGCCGTACGCTGGTGGCCGAACCGACCGTATTCCTGCTGGATGAACCGCTGTCAAATTTAGATGCCGCATTGCGTGTACAGATGCGTATCGAAATCTCGCGTCTGCATAAGCGCCTGAAACGCACCATGATTTACGTAACCCACGATCAGGTCGAAGCGATGACGCTGGCCGACAAAATCGTGGTGCTTGATGCCGGACATATCGCACAGGTCGGTAAGCCGCTCGAGTTGTATCACTATCCCGCCAACCGCTTTGTCGCCGGTTTTATCGGCTCACCCAAAATGAATTTCCTGCCGGTGAAAGTTACCGGTGCCGAACCTTCACGCGTGCAGGTCGAATTGCCGAATCGCCAGCAGGTCTGGTTGCCGGTCGAAGGCGGCAACGTGAAAGTCGGCAGCAACCTGTCACTGGGTATCCGCCCGGAACACCTTCTGCCAAGCGACGTCGCCGAAGTGACGCTCTCCGGCGAGGTGCAGGTTGTCGAGCAGTTGGGCAACGAAACACAGATTCACATCCAAATTCCGGCAATTCGTCAAAACCTGGTGTACCGCCAGAACGACGTGGTGCTGGTAGAAGAAGGTGCAACATTCGCCATCGGTTTGCCACCACACCGCTGCCACCTGTTCCACGAGGATGGAACAGCCTGTCGTCGGTTACACCCCGAACCTGGTGTTTGA
- the malE gene encoding maltose/maltodextrin ABC transporter substrate-binding protein MalE yields MTLSIKVPFIKKVVKHTLALSALATLVLSSSAFAKIEEGKLVIWINGDKGYNGLAEVGKKFEKDTGIKVTVEHPDKLEEKYPQVAATGGGPDIIFWAHDRFGGYAQSGLLAEISPDQTFKDKLFPFTWDAVTFNGKLIGYPVAVEALSLIYNKDIIKEAPKTWEEIPALDKELRAKGKSAIMWNLQEPYFTWPIIAADGGYAFKFENGKYNIKDTGVNNAGSQAGLQFIIDLVKNKHINADTDYSIAEAAFNKGQTAMTIDGPWAWSNLDKSKINYGVTLLPTFHGKPSKPFVGVLTAGINAASPNKELAKEFLENYLITNDGLAVVNKDKPLGAVALKSYQEQLEKDPRIAATMANSKNGEIMPNIPQMSAFWYAERSAIINAVNGRQTVPQALKDVETRITK; encoded by the coding sequence ATGACTCTCAGCATTAAGGTTCCTTTCATCAAGAAAGTCGTGAAACACACACTGGCACTCTCAGCGCTGGCGACGCTGGTGTTGTCATCTTCCGCTTTTGCCAAAATAGAAGAAGGAAAGCTGGTCATCTGGATCAACGGTGACAAGGGCTATAACGGCCTGGCGGAAGTCGGCAAGAAATTTGAAAAAGACACCGGCATTAAAGTCACGGTAGAACATCCGGACAAGCTGGAAGAAAAATACCCGCAGGTTGCAGCCACCGGCGGCGGCCCTGACATCATCTTCTGGGCGCACGACCGTTTTGGCGGCTACGCACAGTCCGGTCTGTTGGCCGAAATCAGCCCGGATCAAACCTTCAAAGACAAACTGTTCCCCTTCACCTGGGACGCGGTGACCTTTAACGGCAAGCTGATCGGCTATCCGGTCGCGGTCGAAGCGCTGTCGCTGATTTACAACAAAGACATCATCAAAGAAGCGCCAAAAACCTGGGAAGAGATCCCGGCACTGGACAAGGAGCTGCGTGCCAAAGGCAAAAGCGCCATCATGTGGAACTTGCAGGAACCGTACTTCACCTGGCCAATCATCGCCGCTGATGGCGGTTATGCCTTCAAGTTTGAAAACGGCAAATACAACATCAAAGACACCGGCGTGAACAACGCGGGTTCACAGGCTGGCCTGCAATTCATCATCGATCTGGTGAAGAACAAGCATATCAACGCCGACACCGATTACTCCATCGCCGAAGCCGCCTTTAACAAAGGTCAGACCGCGATGACTATCGACGGCCCGTGGGCGTGGTCAAACCTCGACAAGAGCAAAATCAACTACGGTGTAACGCTGCTGCCGACCTTCCACGGCAAACCGTCTAAACCGTTCGTCGGCGTGCTGACTGCCGGGATTAACGCCGCCAGCCCGAACAAAGAACTGGCGAAAGAATTCCTCGAAAACTACCTGATCACCAACGACGGTCTGGCGGTGGTGAATAAAGACAAACCACTGGGTGCAGTGGCGCTGAAGTCTTATCAGGAACAGCTGGAAAAAGACCCGCGTATCGCCGCCACCATGGCGAACTCCAAGAACGGCGAAATCATGCCTAACATTCCGCAGATGAGCGCCTTCTGGTACGCAGAACGCAGCGCCATCATCAACGCGGTGAATGGCCGTCAGACCGTCCCACAGGCGCTGAAAGACGTAGAAACACGCATTACCAAGTAA